In Tachysurus vachellii isolate PV-2020 chromosome 12, HZAU_Pvac_v1, whole genome shotgun sequence, the following are encoded in one genomic region:
- the LOC132855035 gene encoding uncharacterized protein LOC132855035, with amino-acid sequence MVQFNTLSVFLCVMGLLLETQSSLTLEAEAGDNVTIWCQHDLTDTSFIFWFKHTSDSVPLLLGCKKFRTSAPSQSCYFFSESERIVMSVHGSKTSLTITAVNVSDTGLYYCSFTDRMIFSNSTYLQVKGSAVFFMLNVLFMLNAVFGSVTMFLLSVLIFIILKYRKTHRGADNDEEVNEVSDSDSVNCAVLQFSKKKTKKNKRHDLHSSSSLQ; translated from the exons ATGGTTCAGTTTAatactctgtctgtgtttctctgtgtcatGG GTTTGCTCTTAGAGACTCAGAGCTCTTTAACTTTGGAGGCAGAAGCTGGAGATAACGTCACTATTTGGTGCCAACATGATCTGACTGATACATCTTTCATCTTCTGGTTTAAACACACAAGTGATTCAGTTCCACTTCTTCTTGGGTGTAAAAAGTTTAGGACATCAGCTCCATCACAGTCATGTTACTTCtttagtgagagtgagagaatagtGATGTCTGTTCATGGCAGTAAAACGTCTCTCACAATCACTGCAGTAAACGTCTCTGATACAGGACTCTATTACTGCAGCTTCACTGACAGAATGATCTTCAGTAACTCCACATATTTACAAGTGAAAG GTTCAGCTGTATTCTTTATGCTGAATGTGCTCTTCATGCTGAATGCAGTGTTTGGTTCAGTGACCATGTTTCttctcagtgttttgatctTCATCATTCTGAagtacagaaaaacacacagag GTGCTGATAATGATGAAGAAGTGAATGAG gtttctgactctgactctgtgaATTGTGCTGTACTTCAGTTCTCTAAGAAGAAAACCAAAAAGAACAAGAGGCATGAT CTccactcctcttcctctctgcagTGA